From one Streptomyces sp. R41 genomic stretch:
- a CDS encoding TetR/AcrR family transcriptional regulator has protein sequence MRADARKNRDHLLAVAGTAITEQGVDVSLRDIARRADVGLATLLRHFPTREALLDALLRTSFDELTAQASALETSSSPDDALVSWLRDCVAWTTEYRGVTVLMAAAIEDTESALHASCVTLRAAGARLLTRAQAAGMARTDIDGADLFALVAALAWLGDQPSLAPRADRLFDVVASAILTGAASSDAEEERRPRART, from the coding sequence ATGCGGGCCGACGCCAGGAAGAACCGCGACCACCTGCTCGCAGTAGCGGGCACCGCCATCACCGAGCAAGGCGTCGACGTGTCACTGCGCGACATCGCGCGCAGGGCCGATGTCGGACTCGCGACACTGCTGCGTCACTTCCCGACGCGCGAGGCGCTGCTCGATGCCCTGCTCCGCACAAGCTTCGACGAGCTGACCGCTCAGGCAAGCGCCCTCGAAACGTCCAGCTCGCCCGACGATGCTCTCGTTTCGTGGCTACGCGACTGCGTCGCGTGGACAACTGAGTATCGAGGCGTGACCGTGCTGATGGCAGCCGCCATCGAGGACACCGAGTCCGCACTCCACGCTTCGTGCGTCACCCTGCGCGCGGCCGGTGCGCGGCTCCTCACCCGTGCCCAGGCTGCGGGCATGGCGCGGACCGACATTGATGGCGCCGATTTGTTCGCGCTGGTAGCGGCGCTTGCTTGGCTCGGCGATCAACCCTCGCTAGCGCCACGCGCCGATCGCCTCTTCGACGTTGTCGCAAGCGCGATCCTGACCGGCGCAGCGAGCAGCGATGCCGAGGAGGAACGCCGCCCTCGCGCCCGTACCTGA
- a CDS encoding NADP-dependent oxidoreductase — translation MPTHTMRAVRLHEHGGPEVLRYDEVPIPEPGPGEVLVRVHAVGINPPDWYLRDGMSNLPPKTRPKFSLPVIPGTDLSGVVEAVAADVDGLSVGDEVFGLLRFPSFDGSTYAEYVAAPASDLALKPAGIDHVHAAGAPMAALTAWQFLIELGHDHPSPFQAAQHRPVPLDANVTVLINGAAGGVGHFALQLAKWKGARVIAVASGAHESFLIDLGADEFIDYTKSRPEDLVHDVDLVLDTVGGPDSSRFLRTLKRGGSQFPVFFGEFDEEETAKLGVTVTGTQVRSNGAQLAELGRLLDAGTVRVAIDSTFALADARAAHERAARGHIQGKIVLTVA, via the coding sequence ATGCCGACACACACGATGAGGGCGGTCCGGCTCCATGAGCACGGCGGCCCTGAAGTTCTGCGTTACGACGAGGTGCCGATTCCCGAGCCGGGGCCGGGTGAGGTGCTCGTTCGCGTGCACGCGGTCGGCATCAACCCCCCCGACTGGTACCTGCGCGACGGGATGTCCAACCTGCCTCCGAAGACGAGGCCGAAGTTCAGCTTGCCCGTGATTCCGGGGACGGACCTGTCGGGCGTCGTCGAGGCCGTCGCCGCGGATGTGGACGGCCTCTCCGTCGGTGATGAAGTCTTCGGTCTCCTTCGCTTCCCCAGCTTCGATGGCAGCACATATGCCGAGTACGTGGCCGCGCCCGCGTCGGACCTCGCGCTCAAGCCGGCCGGCATCGATCACGTGCACGCCGCCGGGGCGCCTATGGCCGCGCTCACCGCGTGGCAGTTCCTGATCGAGCTCGGACACGATCACCCGTCGCCCTTCCAGGCGGCGCAGCATCGCCCGGTGCCACTCGACGCCAACGTGACGGTGCTCATCAACGGAGCCGCGGGCGGCGTGGGGCACTTCGCGCTACAGCTGGCGAAATGGAAAGGTGCACGTGTCATCGCGGTGGCATCGGGCGCGCATGAATCGTTCCTGATCGACCTCGGCGCGGACGAGTTCATCGACTACACCAAGAGTCGACCCGAGGACCTCGTGCACGACGTCGACCTCGTTCTCGACACCGTCGGTGGCCCCGACAGCAGCCGCTTCCTGCGCACGCTCAAGCGCGGCGGCTCCCAGTTCCCCGTGTTCTTCGGCGAATTCGACGAAGAAGAGACCGCGAAGCTGGGCGTCACAGTCACGGGCACCCAGGTCCGCTCGAACGGCGCGCAGCTTGCCGAACTGGGACGCCTCCTCGACGCGGGCACAGTCCGCGTCGCGATCGACAGCACCTTTGCGCTCGCGGATGCCCGAGCAGCGCACGAACGCGCCGCCCGAGGGCACATCCAGGGAAAGATCGTGCTTACGGTCGCTTAG
- a CDS encoding DMT family transporter, with amino-acid sequence MIVLAVLFALLGAASNAMGTAFQRKAAADVASGGGLRLLLELARRPSWLIGITGVVGAAVFQALALVNGPLALVQPLFILELPFALLIVIPLLHRRLPRAGWWAVGGVVAGLGLVLGSAAPSGARDHASMERWIPVLSVCLGAVGGAIAVARPGRPPLFRAAVLGSASAISNALTAALLKSATGTLADHGLYAFLTTWHTYGFAVTGVTAVLLLENALQAGPLAASQPALTIGDATVSLFLGIVLFEESIRTGWWLLPEAIGVGLILWGVLRLTHVVPHIGGVAH; translated from the coding sequence GTGATCGTGCTGGCCGTACTGTTCGCCCTCTTGGGGGCTGCAAGTAATGCGATGGGTACGGCCTTCCAGCGCAAGGCGGCTGCCGACGTGGCGAGCGGCGGCGGCCTGCGACTCCTGCTCGAACTGGCCCGACGGCCGTCCTGGCTGATCGGCATCACCGGCGTCGTCGGGGCCGCGGTCTTCCAGGCCCTGGCCCTGGTGAACGGGCCGCTGGCCCTGGTGCAGCCCCTGTTCATCCTGGAACTGCCTTTCGCCCTGCTGATCGTCATCCCGCTGCTGCACCGGCGTCTGCCGCGGGCCGGCTGGTGGGCTGTCGGCGGTGTGGTCGCCGGCCTCGGCCTGGTCCTCGGCTCGGCAGCCCCCTCGGGAGCACGTGACCATGCGTCGATGGAGCGATGGATCCCCGTACTGTCGGTCTGCCTGGGAGCCGTGGGAGGCGCGATCGCCGTCGCCCGCCCGGGGCGCCCGCCGCTGTTCCGGGCCGCCGTGCTGGGATCGGCGTCGGCCATCAGCAACGCTTTGACCGCCGCGCTCCTGAAATCGGCCACGGGCACGCTGGCCGACCACGGCTTGTACGCCTTCCTCACCACGTGGCACACCTATGGATTCGCGGTGACCGGCGTCACCGCCGTCCTATTGCTGGAGAACGCGTTGCAGGCCGGCCCGCTGGCGGCTTCGCAGCCCGCCCTGACCATCGGCGACGCGACGGTCAGTCTCTTTCTGGGCATCGTCCTCTTCGAGGAGAGCATCCGCACCGGCTGGTGGCTGCTCCCGGAAGCGATCGGGGTCGGACTGATCCTGTGGGGTGTCCTCCGGCTGACCCATGTGGTGCCTCACATCGGCGGTGTCGCCCACTGA
- a CDS encoding alpha/beta fold hydrolase has translation MEIRVGQVVVHYVEHGTGRPVLVLHGAGVDHREAEACFELVFDGVAGLRRIYPDLPGMGRTIAPETLRSADDVLDTLLDFADEVIGGTAHLLIGHSAGAYYAQAMAARRPAQVAGLALVCPLLPGLRDVPEHRVVAGSGEIGDDVFRSYFVIQTPEMLDRYERYVAPAAALVDQAALERIGERWALTPDHAPAYAGPTVVVAGRLDSTVGYAAATDLVDHYAHASLAVVDDAGHALPHEQPEILRALLAEWLARVDRSS, from the coding sequence ATGGAGATCCGGGTGGGCCAGGTGGTGGTCCACTACGTGGAGCACGGGACCGGTCGACCCGTGCTGGTACTCCACGGCGCCGGCGTCGACCACCGCGAGGCCGAGGCTTGCTTCGAGCTCGTTTTCGACGGCGTTGCGGGGCTGCGGCGGATCTATCCTGACCTCCCTGGAATGGGCCGGACAATCGCTCCCGAAACGCTGCGCAGCGCCGACGACGTCCTCGACACGCTGCTCGACTTCGCCGACGAGGTCATCGGCGGGACCGCGCACCTCCTCATCGGTCACTCGGCGGGCGCGTACTACGCGCAGGCGATGGCCGCGAGGCGCCCGGCGCAGGTCGCTGGTCTGGCGCTCGTCTGTCCGTTGTTGCCAGGACTGCGCGATGTCCCAGAGCACCGCGTCGTCGCCGGATCGGGTGAGATCGGTGACGACGTCTTCCGGAGCTATTTCGTGATCCAAACCCCGGAGATGCTCGACCGGTACGAGCGTTACGTCGCCCCGGCCGCCGCGCTCGTCGATCAGGCAGCGCTCGAGCGAATCGGCGAACGGTGGGCGCTCACCCCCGATCACGCGCCGGCTTACGCGGGTCCGACAGTGGTCGTGGCGGGGCGGCTGGACTCGACGGTCGGGTATGCCGCCGCTACCGACCTCGTCGACCACTACGCGCACGCCTCGCTCGCCGTGGTCGACGACGCCGGACATGCCCTACCCCACGAGCAACCGGAAATCCTGCGCGCCCTCCTCGCTGAGTGGCTTGCGCGCGTCGACCGCTCGAGCTGA
- a CDS encoding DinB family protein, protein MIDEFAKDNLHGRLRRDRKALLWKLDGLSEYDARRPLTATGTNLLGLVKHVASVEARYFGEVFDRPSPEPLPRWQDSNGSDLWATADETRDQIIGFYRRTWEHSDATINELPLDAPGHVPWWPEPYPNTNLFAIMVHVLGESIRHTGHADILREGLDGRTGVRAEHEMQIDEEARATYCAKIEQAARSAAPIKA, encoded by the coding sequence ATGATCGATGAATTCGCGAAAGACAACCTGCACGGGAGACTGCGGCGGGACCGCAAGGCGCTGCTCTGGAAACTCGACGGCTTGTCCGAATATGACGCCCGCCGACCTTTGACAGCGACCGGGACCAACCTCCTCGGCCTGGTCAAACACGTGGCCAGCGTCGAGGCCAGGTACTTCGGCGAGGTCTTCGACCGCCCTTCCCCGGAACCGCTGCCCCGGTGGCAGGACTCCAACGGCAGCGATCTGTGGGCGACCGCGGACGAGACCCGCGATCAGATCATCGGGTTCTACCGGCGCACGTGGGAACACTCGGACGCGACGATCAACGAGCTTCCCCTCGACGCCCCCGGCCACGTGCCGTGGTGGCCGGAGCCTTATCCCAACACGAACCTGTTCGCCATCATGGTCCATGTCCTCGGCGAGTCCATCCGGCATACCGGGCACGCCGATATCCTGCGCGAGGGCCTCGACGGCCGGACCGGGGTGCGCGCCGAACACGAGATGCAGATCGACGAGGAAGCCCGTGCAACCTACTGCGCGAAGATCGAGCAGGCCGCCAGGTCGGCCGCACCAATCAAGGCTTAG
- a CDS encoding transposase, with the protein MRYPQGGGLTPERQAFRERIRLEAAERFAVGASTAEVAKELRVSVRSVQRWRRAWHDAGAEGLRSAGPVSLPKLSEKLFAVLEQELAKGPVAHGWPDQTWTLARIKTLIGRRFHKSMTLSAIARMLHRHGFSHQVPARRAIERDEEAVAGWVKETWPQVEGPWRRSTPGCASKTKPGSR; encoded by the coding sequence GTGAGATATCCGCAGGGTGGTGGGCTGACGCCTGAACGGCAGGCGTTTCGCGAGCGGATCCGGCTGGAGGCCGCGGAGCGCTTCGCAGTCGGTGCCTCCACCGCCGAGGTCGCCAAGGAATTACGGGTGAGTGTGCGCTCGGTGCAGCGCTGGCGCCGGGCCTGGCACGACGCCGGCGCGGAGGGGCTGCGGTCTGCCGGACCGGTATCGCTGCCCAAGCTGAGCGAGAAGCTGTTCGCCGTGCTCGAGCAGGAGCTGGCCAAAGGGCCGGTCGCCCATGGCTGGCCGGACCAGACGTGGACGCTGGCGCGGATCAAGACGCTGATCGGGCGCCGGTTCCACAAAAGCATGACGCTGTCGGCGATCGCGCGGATGCTGCACCGGCACGGCTTCAGTCACCAGGTCCCAGCCCGCCGAGCCATCGAGCGCGACGAGGAGGCCGTGGCGGGCTGGGTGAAGGAGACCTGGCCGCAGGTGGAAGGGCCGTGGCGGCGCTCGACGCCTGGCTGTGCTTCGAAGACGAAGCCGGGTTCTCGATGA
- a CDS encoding transposase — translation MTPPTARTWARRGHTPVIRVRGRSQRRFSVAALACYKQGEHSRLIYRPKRHLDHKRGGRRSFTWTDYRDLLIAAHRQLGAPIVLVWDNLNVHKDRRLREFIDTHDWITCYFLPAYAPDLNPVEGIWSLLRRSSQTNTAFTDPDHLISTLRHGLRQIQYRSKRIDGCLAETGLTLTTSQRQRQ, via the coding sequence ATGACGCCGCCCACCGCACGGACCTGGGCCCGACGCGGCCACACACCCGTCATCCGGGTCCGGGGACGCTCCCAGCGCCGCTTCTCCGTTGCCGCGCTCGCCTGCTACAAGCAGGGCGAACACTCACGGCTGATCTACCGGCCCAAACGGCATCTCGATCACAAACGCGGTGGCAGACGCAGTTTCACCTGGACCGACTATCGCGACCTGCTCATCGCCGCCCACCGGCAACTCGGCGCACCGATCGTGCTGGTGTGGGACAACCTCAACGTCCACAAAGACCGCCGATTACGGGAGTTCATCGACACCCACGACTGGATCACCTGCTACTTTCTGCCGGCCTACGCACCCGACCTCAACCCCGTCGAGGGCATCTGGTCCCTGCTGCGGCGCAGCAGCCAGACCAACACCGCCTTCACCGACCCCGACCACCTCATCAGCACGCTTCGGCACGGTCTCCGCCAGATTCAGTACCGCAGCAAGCGCATCGACGGATGCCTCGCCGAAACCGGCCTCACCTTGACGACATCACAGCGACAACGTCAGTAG
- a CDS encoding DUF6236 family protein: MEVGRRFERPLEELRRAMRGLGIDTAFSAANLKFAVPAALAGMASGVYAGPLVSTVTGVTLALAGLARTVTGERQALRASSPSAYLLSVEKGLETRSLVRRVCRRIPGVGGDIA, encoded by the coding sequence ATGGAGGTAGGGCGCAGATTCGAACGTCCCCTGGAGGAGCTGCGGCGAGCGATGCGCGGGCTCGGCATCGACACCGCGTTCAGCGCCGCGAATCTGAAGTTCGCCGTCCCGGCCGCGCTGGCGGGCATGGCGAGCGGCGTGTACGCCGGCCCGCTGGTCAGCACTGTCACCGGCGTCACCTTGGCCCTGGCCGGCCTGGCTCGGACGGTGACCGGCGAACGCCAGGCCCTCCGAGCCTCCTCGCCCTCCGCGTACCTACTGTCCGTGGAGAAGGGGCTGGAGACCCGGTCCCTCGTCCGCCGCGTTTGCCGTCGGATCCCCGGCGTGGGCGGCGACATCGCCTGA
- a CDS encoding class I SAM-dependent methyltransferase has product MRAMARRRCAPLITRGRLRLAPGTAAHTGEPDATVDVVISVNNLQLWPDVPAALAELHRVLRPGGRLLLSTHEKWLPTDLPTLATTVSAAGFTSVRTWTWEPPTRMASTAAQLSAVRP; this is encoded by the coding sequence ATGCGCGCCATGGCCCGCCGCCGCTGCGCACCCCTGATCACACGCGGCCGCCTCCGCCTCGCCCCCGGCACCGCCGCCCACACCGGCGAACCGGACGCCACCGTCGACGTCGTGATCTCCGTCAACAATCTCCAGCTCTGGCCCGACGTCCCTGCCGCCCTCGCCGAACTCCACCGCGTCCTGCGCCCCGGCGGCCGCCTCCTCCTCTCCACCCACGAGAAGTGGCTCCCCACCGACCTCCCCACCCTCGCGACCACGGTCTCCGCGGCCGGCTTCACCTCCGTCCGCACCTGGACCTGGGAGCCCCCGACCCGCATGGCGTCGACGGCGGCCCAGCTGAGTGCGGTGCGCCCCTAG
- a CDS encoding N-acetyltransferase yields the protein MSWLPDDFVHPVYVPVPDTALHLRPIREADTALDYPAVMGSRERLWEIFGPAWAWPKETMTFEEDRIDLLRHEKEIAVHQSFNYALLDEEETAILGCVYIDPPERTGSDGEVSWWVVDDLVGGEVERALDALVPQWIAADWPFQQPRCLGRDITWQDWLALPRAS from the coding sequence ATGAGTTGGCTTCCTGACGACTTCGTCCACCCCGTCTACGTGCCCGTGCCCGACACCGCACTTCACCTGCGGCCGATCCGGGAGGCGGACACCGCACTCGACTACCCCGCCGTGATGGGGTCCCGAGAGCGCTTGTGGGAGATCTTTGGCCCGGCCTGGGCTTGGCCCAAGGAGACGATGACCTTTGAAGAGGACCGCATCGACTTGCTGCGGCACGAGAAGGAGATAGCCGTGCACCAGTCGTTCAACTACGCGCTGCTGGACGAGGAGGAGACGGCGATCCTCGGCTGCGTCTACATCGACCCGCCCGAGCGCACCGGCTCCGACGGTGAGGTCTCCTGGTGGGTAGTGGACGACCTTGTCGGCGGCGAGGTGGAGCGCGCGCTCGACGCGCTGGTGCCGCAGTGGATCGCCGCCGACTGGCCCTTCCAGCAGCCCCGTTGTCTGGGCCGCGACATCACCTGGCAGGACTGGCTCGCGCTGCCGCGCGCCTCGTGA
- a CDS encoding VOC family protein: MARLHDIVIDCAHPAGTARFWAAALDGYAVAPYDDAELARLRAQGIAGPEDDPTVLIEPRDSGPRLWCQLVPEPKRAKNRLHLDLLSGDLEAESNRLVALGATVLARHEDHCVLTDPEKNEFCLFPLRP, encoded by the coding sequence ATGGCGCGACTCCACGACATCGTCATCGACTGTGCTCATCCCGCCGGCACTGCCCGGTTCTGGGCAGCTGCCCTGGACGGATACGCCGTCGCCCCCTACGACGACGCGGAACTCGCGCGACTGCGCGCGCAGGGGATCGCCGGCCCAGAGGACGACCCAACTGTCCTCATCGAGCCGCGAGACAGTGGGCCTCGCTTGTGGTGCCAGCTCGTGCCGGAACCCAAGCGCGCGAAGAACCGCCTCCACCTGGACCTGCTCTCCGGCGATCTGGAAGCCGAGAGCAACCGACTCGTCGCGCTCGGCGCCACTGTCCTGGCCCGCCATGAGGACCACTGCGTCCTGACCGACCCCGAGAAAAACGAGTTCTGCCTGTTCCCGCTACGCCCGTGA
- a CDS encoding CapA family protein — protein sequence MITSGGQCPQQRRERQKAVRRHRLFALGLVGTGVVVAATFVFRAGSEGTASIGSAQAPPRTTGITASGAPAPPRPTGNVRIAAVGDVVMGSLPDDLPPDGGASFFDPVDDLLAGDVVLGNLEGTLTTGGPSKCYDNDSPNCFAFRTPPSYGRWFKKAGFTVMNTANNHIDDFGAEGRRETFAALRSVNLPFTGRLGQITIQRVHGIRVALIGFAPDRGSNDLTNIPAAKRLTARAATMADIVIVTMHAGAEGSDRTHVEPGTEYFLGENRGDSYRFSRAVIDAGADLVVGSGPHVIRGMEFYKGRLIAYSLGNFSGYKVLSLGGTLSISGVLQVTLRADGTYVSGRLRPTQIVEPGTPEPGGEAIDLVSSVSEEDFGSHAAHISAEGTIQRP from the coding sequence GTGATCACGTCCGGCGGACAGTGTCCTCAGCAGCGGCGCGAACGGCAGAAGGCGGTGCGCCGTCACCGCCTCTTCGCCCTCGGCCTGGTCGGAACCGGTGTGGTGGTCGCTGCGACGTTCGTGTTCCGTGCCGGCTCCGAGGGCACAGCCTCCATCGGCTCCGCCCAGGCCCCCCCAAGGACGACCGGGATCACGGCGTCCGGTGCACCGGCGCCGCCGCGCCCTACAGGCAACGTGCGGATCGCTGCCGTGGGGGACGTCGTGATGGGCTCGCTGCCGGACGACCTGCCGCCGGATGGTGGCGCCTCATTCTTCGACCCTGTCGACGACCTGCTCGCCGGCGATGTGGTGCTCGGGAACCTGGAGGGCACACTCACCACCGGCGGCCCCAGCAAGTGCTACGACAACGACAGCCCGAACTGCTTCGCGTTCCGCACCCCGCCGTCCTACGGTCGCTGGTTCAAGAAGGCCGGGTTCACCGTCATGAACACGGCGAATAATCACATCGACGACTTCGGGGCGGAGGGGCGGCGCGAGACGTTCGCCGCCCTGCGCTCCGTGAACCTGCCGTTCACCGGCCGCTTGGGCCAGATCACCATCCAGCGGGTACACGGCATCCGGGTCGCACTGATCGGGTTCGCTCCCGACCGAGGGTCGAACGACCTCACGAACATCCCCGCCGCAAAGCGACTCACCGCCCGCGCCGCAACGATGGCGGACATCGTGATCGTCACGATGCACGCCGGCGCGGAGGGCTCGGACCGCACCCACGTAGAACCCGGCACCGAGTACTTCCTCGGCGAGAACCGCGGCGACAGCTACCGCTTCAGCCGTGCGGTGATCGACGCCGGCGCCGACCTCGTCGTGGGCAGCGGCCCGCACGTGATACGGGGAATGGAGTTCTACAAGGGCCGACTGATCGCCTACAGTCTGGGCAACTTCTCCGGCTACAAGGTGCTCAGCCTCGGCGGCACACTCTCAATCAGCGGCGTGCTGCAAGTCACCCTCCGCGCCGACGGCACCTACGTGTCCGGGCGCCTGCGCCCGACCCAGATCGTGGAGCCCGGCACGCCGGAGCCGGGCGGCGAGGCAATCGACCTCGTCTCCAGCGTGTCGGAGGAGGACTTCGGCTCGCACGCCGCCCACATCTCGGCGGAAGGGACGATCCAGCGCCCGTAA
- a CDS encoding DUF2975 domain-containing protein, with protein MGKLTVRALRAVLAVVLAGTVFVQALMVWVLASGSDPEDGSLPLTPLRVITFLGMVSVQVALVCVWRLVTMVRRGTVFSHAAFRYVDGVIGAIVAVALLWFAVTALNAPGQRDDPGVTVIMGGIGMAILGVALIVLVLRMLLAQAVARDVEAAQMQAELDEVI; from the coding sequence GTGGGGAAGCTGACAGTGCGTGCGCTGCGCGCCGTGCTCGCGGTGGTGCTCGCCGGCACCGTGTTCGTACAGGCATTGATGGTGTGGGTGTTGGCCAGCGGGAGCGACCCGGAGGACGGGTCGCTCCCGCTGACCCCGCTCCGCGTGATCACGTTCCTGGGCATGGTGTCGGTCCAGGTCGCTCTGGTCTGCGTATGGCGGCTGGTGACGATGGTGCGACGCGGAACCGTGTTCTCCCACGCCGCCTTCCGGTACGTGGACGGCGTGATCGGCGCGATCGTGGCGGTTGCCCTGTTGTGGTTCGCGGTCACGGCCCTCAATGCGCCGGGCCAGCGGGACGACCCGGGGGTCACCGTCATCATGGGCGGGATCGGCATGGCCATCCTCGGGGTCGCGCTCATCGTGCTCGTGCTGCGGATGCTGCTCGCCCAGGCCGTCGCGCGCGACGTCGAAGCGGCGCAGATGCAGGCAGAGTTGGACGAGGTGATCTGA
- a CDS encoding helix-turn-helix transcriptional regulator, producing MPIAVDIDVMLARRKMSVGELADRVGITPANLAVLKNGRAKAVRFATLAALCEVLKCQPGDLLRWEAEDAAGG from the coding sequence ATGCCGATCGCCGTCGACATCGACGTGATGCTGGCCAGGCGGAAGATGTCCGTGGGCGAGCTCGCGGACCGGGTAGGAATCACGCCCGCCAACCTGGCGGTACTCAAGAACGGCCGCGCCAAGGCGGTCCGCTTCGCGACGCTCGCCGCGCTCTGCGAGGTGCTCAAGTGCCAGCCGGGCGACCTGCTGCGCTGGGAGGCCGAGGACGCCGCGGGCGGATGA
- a CDS encoding transposase has protein sequence MTATRWTGRWAAGWPTGALADGQLHAVAVDGKTLRGAAGPTGRKTHLLAACDHLSGLVLAQLDVGEKTNEISCFQPLLETFADLAGVVVTSDAMHTQREHASYLFGRGAH, from the coding sequence TTGACGGCGACGCGCTGGACAGGGCGGTGGGCCGCTGGCTGGCCGACCGGCGCGCTGGCCGACGGTCAGCTGCACGCAGTGGCGGTCGACGGCAAGACCCTACGCGGAGCGGCCGGGCCCACGGGGCGCAAGACCCATCTGCTCGCCGCCTGCGACCACCTCTCCGGCCTGGTCCTGGCCCAACTCGACGTAGGCGAGAAGACCAACGAGATCAGCTGCTTCCAGCCTCTGCTGGAGACCTTCGCCGACTTGGCGGGCGTGGTCGTGACCAGCGACGCCATGCACACCCAGCGAGAGCACGCCAGCTACCTTTTCGGCCGAGGCGCGCACTGA
- a CDS encoding helix-turn-helix transcriptional regulator, which produces MTTTPEAGLGAMIRTWRNRLPPSAAALPVGPARRAVGLRREELAELAGVSVDYVVRLEQGRATTPSAQVVASLARALQLSTAERDHLYRLAHLVPPADGAISGHIPPGVHRVLTRLGDVAVAVFAADWQLIWWNRSWAALLGDPSGVPPQLRNFARERFPVGAGPVRLGLWPVTELDRDATDAAVVSDLRRATGRFPHDTRLAELIRVLSAGNQRFAELWANGTVAAHREDHKTIEHPSVGTVTVDCDVLTDGDSDLKIVIMTAVPGSADETKLQLAAIAGQPDPTNSSHTRR; this is translated from the coding sequence ATGACGACGACACCAGAGGCCGGGCTAGGGGCGATGATCCGTACATGGCGGAATCGGCTGCCCCCGTCGGCCGCGGCGCTGCCGGTGGGCCCGGCACGCCGCGCGGTCGGGCTACGCCGCGAGGAGCTCGCCGAACTCGCCGGCGTGTCGGTCGACTATGTCGTGCGCCTGGAGCAGGGGCGGGCCACGACGCCCTCGGCGCAGGTGGTGGCGTCTCTGGCCCGCGCCCTGCAGCTGTCCACCGCCGAGCGGGATCATCTGTACCGGCTGGCCCACCTCGTCCCGCCGGCGGACGGCGCGATCTCCGGCCACATCCCACCCGGCGTTCACCGTGTGCTGACCCGGCTCGGGGACGTCGCGGTCGCCGTGTTCGCGGCGGACTGGCAGCTGATCTGGTGGAACCGCAGTTGGGCTGCGCTGCTGGGCGATCCCTCAGGTGTGCCACCGCAGCTGCGCAATTTCGCCCGCGAGAGGTTCCCGGTAGGTGCAGGTCCTGTTCGCCTCGGGCTATGGCCGGTGACCGAACTGGACAGGGACGCCACCGACGCCGCCGTCGTGTCCGACCTGCGCCGCGCCACCGGCCGCTTCCCTCACGACACCCGCCTGGCAGAGCTGATCCGCGTATTGAGTGCGGGCAACCAACGGTTCGCCGAACTGTGGGCGAACGGTACGGTGGCCGCGCACCGTGAGGACCATAAAACGATCGAGCACCCCTCGGTGGGCACAGTCACAGTGGACTGCGATGTGCTGACCGACGGCGACTCCGACCTCAAGATTGTGATCATGACTGCCGTGCCCGGCAGCGCGGACGAGACCAAGCTGCAGCTCGCCGCGATCGCTGGTCAGCCGGACCCCACGAACAGCTCGCACACACGCCGGTAG
- a CDS encoding SDR family NAD(P)-dependent oxidoreductase: MTIIFITGANKGLGRETARRLIELGHTVLVGARNPEQGAEAATALGARFVPIDVTDDASVTAAAADVAEHEGSIDVLINNAGIHGPAGDPSTLTGADVHGVFDVNLAGVVRTTTAFLPLLRRSSDPVIVNVSSGMGSLAFTHDPSRVESAAIAPLYSASKAALTMLTTQYAKALTDIRINAADPGYTATDLNGHSGHQTVTEGTDAIVGLATEKPGAGSGRFVDRTGEIAWS, encoded by the coding sequence ATGACGATCATCTTCATTACAGGAGCGAACAAGGGGCTTGGTCGCGAGACCGCCCGCCGCCTCATCGAACTCGGTCACACCGTGCTTGTCGGAGCCCGCAACCCCGAACAGGGCGCGGAGGCCGCCACCGCGCTCGGCGCGCGGTTCGTCCCCATCGACGTGACCGACGACGCGTCCGTCACCGCCGCGGCCGCGGATGTCGCCGAGCACGAGGGCTCGATCGACGTTCTGATCAACAACGCCGGCATCCACGGCCCCGCCGGTGATCCCAGCACCTTGACCGGTGCCGACGTCCACGGTGTCTTCGATGTCAATCTCGCCGGTGTGGTCCGAACGACCACCGCGTTCTTGCCGCTGCTACGCCGATCATCAGACCCGGTCATCGTCAATGTCAGCAGCGGAATGGGCTCGCTCGCCTTCACCCACGACCCGTCGCGGGTCGAGTCTGCTGCCATCGCGCCGCTCTACAGCGCCTCGAAGGCGGCGCTCACGATGCTGACCACCCAATATGCCAAAGCGCTGACAGACATCCGTATCAATGCCGCCGATCCCGGCTACACGGCGACCGACCTCAACGGCCACAGCGGCCACCAGACCGTCACCGAAGGGACGGACGCGATCGTCGGCCTCGCAACCGAAAAGCCCGGCGCCGGCTCCGGACGCTTCGTCGACCGAACCGGTGAGATCGCTTGGTCGTGA